A single region of the Nicotiana sylvestris chromosome 6, ASM39365v2, whole genome shotgun sequence genome encodes:
- the LOC104245973 gene encoding uncharacterized protein codes for MVIEEQCDDEGVQPYIEQLMDGQNYSQAQTHDGQSNDFNNSADTEIQQNDDSGKTIDVQINSRNQFIGKEGRKLASFLGIVARTPELTPLQFVLVEGVEEQQSNTGY; via the exons ATGGTTATTGAAGAACAATGTGATGATGAAGGTGTGCAACCTTATATTGAACAACTGATGGATGGTCAGAACTACTCTCAAGCCCAAACACATGATGGCCAATCTAATGATTTTAATAATTCGGCTGACACCGAGATTCAACAAAATGATGATTCAG GGAAGACAATTGATGTGCAAATCAATAGTCGTAACCAATTCATTGGGAAAGAGGGTCGAAAGCTGGCTAGCTTTCTAGGGATTGTCGCTAGAACTCCAGAACTAACTCCATTACAAT TTGTATTGGTTGAAGGTGTAGAAGAGCAACAGTCAAATACGGGTTATTAA